The following proteins are encoded in a genomic region of Deltaproteobacteria bacterium:
- a CDS encoding 3'-5' exonuclease yields MRNPTDGGGIIEIPYIAADVETTGLSVADGHRVCEFALLRFLRGTVIDSFVSLVNPLRPIDPGASAVNGITDAMVVGAPTFADLLPRILDFLADDPLVFHNAPFDLSFL; encoded by the coding sequence TTGAGGAACCCGACCGACGGCGGCGGCATCATCGAGATCCCGTACATCGCGGCGGACGTGGAGACCACGGGGCTTTCCGTGGCCGACGGCCACCGGGTCTGCGAATTCGCCCTGCTCCGCTTCCTGCGGGGGACGGTGATCGACTCCTTCGTGTCGCTGGTGAATCCCCTGCGCCCCATCGACCCCGGCGCATCGGCGGTGAACGGGATCACCGACGCGATGGTGGTCGGCGCCCCCACCTTCGCCGACCTTCTTCCGCGGATCCTCGACTTTCTGGCCGACGACCCGCTCGTCTTCCACAACGCGCCGTTCGACCTGTCGTTCCT